ATTAATAGTCCCACCTCAAGGTCATAGGCTTCCAGATAATTCTTCGCTTGTGCCAAATGGACATCTTCCAATAAGGTCACAGCTTTTATCTCAAGCGATACAACATCTTCTACCAGGAAATCAACTCTCCGTGTGCCAATCTGTTGTCGTTTGTAATATATCGGCATCTCATGTTCCCTGCTGAACTTTAGTTCTGCATCTTCCATTTCTATTGCCATGGCTCTTTGGTAAATGACTTCCTGAAATGCGGAGCATTCACGAACACCAATAAAAAATAGACACTCAGTGAGTAAAGCCATTCCCTAATGCAGAATGAACTTTCATGGCACATCCGATAATCTTACTTGTAAGTTTGGAATACTGATATTCCTCGTTAATCATTTCCATTATATAATCTTATAAATCTCACCACAGCCATTTTATTTCCACCATAAGATCTTCTCTTCTCCGGCTTTTGTTCAATCGGTGTCGGCACTGTGATTTTTATAATGATAGGATTCAATTGATTTTTTGTGTTATACATAAGAATCCACGATCAGCATCAATGGCTTTTCCCTGTTGTCAAAACACTTATCACCTCCTTTAATCATCCCCATCATTTAATCACATAAATCATGGTGCTGACATTTGTTTCAATCACACAAATCACAGTGCTGACGTTTTCCCTCAATCTTACGAATCTCACCACAGCCATTTTATTTTCACCATAAGATCTTCTCTTCTCCGGCCTTTGTTCAATCGGTGTCGGCACTGTGATTTCTATGATGATAGGATTCCATTGATTTTCCTTATCTCATGCATAACGATTCGTCAATTTAGTGGATTGTAATTTTAAATCCATGTTCTAGTATCGTTTTAAAGTAGCATACAACTTTTGCGGTATGGCCAGTAAGGGATTGCGGAGCGACGTTTCTATCAATCGAGACGAAAAATTGATGCGGGTGATGAGCTTCGCATACCACTGAAACCCTTATTGACTGCTACACTTTGTTGGCACCAGTACTTCTATAAACTCTCAATAAATTCATCAAACATCTTGTCGATCAATAAAGATTGATCAATAGAAAGATCATTGATATCTTGTAAATTGTCCTTAAATTTCTCTTTCGTCTCTTTAGCTAATTTGATAAACTCCTCTGTCGCAATACCGTTATATTTGTCATTTAATATTGTTCTCATATCATTAATGACTTTGTTAAATATCTTTTCCATATTTTTTAATGTTTTAATATAAATAGCATCCATTTTGAAAAATAAAACTCATGAAAAATAATAGTAAAATCTTCCTTCGTTTTTATTGTATTGAATTTGACCATTTTCTTTAGCCCACTTCTTCCAGAATTTTGTAACATTATTAACTCTTCCTTCGGAATCGACATGCTTAAATTCATTAATATTTGTCGAAGAAATAATTGTCTTTTTGTACGTTGTTCTTACTTCTTCTATCATTGATTTTACAATACCTTGTCTAGAGACCTCTGGAATATTCTGATTGTCTATCATATAAATAAGGATTTTTGAGTCCTGTACGAATAATATTTTAAATACAAAATGCTTCCAATGTTTAGAATTCGGTTCAAATATTTTAAAATAAACACCTTGATATTTATCTACGGAAAGTGGTTCTTCTAATACATCGAATGTTTTTTTAATTCCATCTTTGTCAATAGTTTCAATTCTCTTAATCATCGTGAGTGTCGTCAGTTTAATATTAGTGCCAACGGACGGAACTATATATAGTTGGGGATTGTGGGCTGCTTTCCTGTCCACCTACACTGAAGTTAATACGGGGCAGAATGCTTGAATTACCACTGAAACCCTTATTGCATATAGCCTTTGTAGCGGCTTGGTTTTTTATATATCATTTTCAATTTGTTCATATGTCAAAATTCTACTTGCAAGCCTGTCTATAGTGTCGGGCGAAAACCTGTCTTTAACCTGTCTTAAGTGTGAGATTAATGGGTTGATATCACTGTCTTTTTCAACTATCAGATATTTTATGTCGTCAGGTTGAAAGCTTAGTTGTATATGTGCTACTTTTCGGTTGTATTCTGCCTTTTGTTCTGAAGGCCGTATTTTATTAATTGGAACAAAAGCAAGGCAATTCTCAGAAAGAGATGGAACGAATCTCCATTCTCTTTCATTAGCAAAAACGTAATTCTTCTTTATGGGTTTATCTGGTCTGATTAAGTCACCTTTATAATTTTTAATGTACCGCAAAGTGTTAATTGTATTATTATAAGCTGTTTCATATTTGCCTGTTTCATCATTTGAATAAGCTACAAGTTTGAAAAAGTCTTCAATTCCGCTGATAAAGTTTTCAGTAAACAAACTCTCTTTGTTTGCATACATTACAGGATTTAAGCCTTTTCTTACAGCCCATTCTTTCGTCATTCCTATTCCAAATTTTCCATAAGTACCTATGTTTTCTTTAAGTTCAGATAGTCGAAGATCACTAAATGAAACCATAGGAACAGCAAATTCTTTTTCCTTTCTTCCACCTATTATGCGTTCTCTGGCATAAGAAACTTTAAATGTTTCACTAAGAATGGCCTCAAGACTTTGTTTTGTCGTGAAGTGAAATAGTATGTCAGGATATAGTGCCATATTTTATCATTTAATTAATGTTTCGTTGCTATTTGAACTTGCCGCTAACATCTGTGTATACGCCATTGCATGGCGCATATATTTGCCTTATTAAAATCGAATATCTACTGAAATACAACATGTTGAATAATCTGAAGCTATTTGATTGATGGCGTATATCCAAACGTTAACTATTTATATTTCTAACTTGTCCAATGGGTTTTTTATCTGTTCAAATCCCTTGTTTGTTATATCGGTATAAATCCCGATAGCTTTGCTGCTGCGGGGATTTTCCCCAATTTTACAAATCTCACTACAGCCATTTTATTTTCATAATAAGATCTTCTTTTCTCCGGCATTTATTCAATCGGTGTCCGCACTGTGATTTTTATGATGAAGAGATTCTTTTGATTTTTGTATGTTATACATAAGAATCCACGATCAGCATCAATGGCTTTTCCCTGTTGTCAAAACACTTATCACCTCCTTTAATCATCCCCATCATTTAATCACATAAATCAAGGTGCTGACATTTGTTTCAATCATATAAATCAAGGTGCTGACATTTTTTCCAATCTTATAAATCAAGATACAGCCATTTTATTTTCATAATAAGATCTTCTCTTTTCCGGCCTTTGTTCAATCGGTGTCCGCACTGTGATTTTTATGATGATAGGATTCCATTGATTTTTG
The sequence above is drawn from the Microbacter margulisiae genome and encodes:
- a CDS encoding GxxExxY protein — its product is MALLTECLFFIGVRECSAFQEVIYQRAMAIEMEDAELKFSREHEMPIYYKRQQIGTRRVDFLVEDVVSLEIKAVTLLEDVHLAQAKNYLEAYDLEVGLLINFGAKSLQQKRLINKKFKQANQGNPEIKNRQADESNINGII
- a CDS encoding abortive infection system antitoxin AbiGi family protein; its protein translation is MALYPDILFHFTTKQSLEAILSETFKVSYARERIIGGRKEKEFAVPMVSFSDLRLSELKENIGTYGKFGIGMTKEWAVRKGLNPVMYANKESLFTENFISGIEDFFKLVAYSNDETGKYETAYNNTINTLRYIKNYKGDLIRPDKPIKKNYVFANEREWRFVPSLSENCLAFVPINKIRPSEQKAEYNRKVAHIQLSFQPDDIKYLIVEKDSDINPLISHLRQVKDRFSPDTIDRLASRILTYEQIENDI